One genomic segment of Mesoterricola silvestris includes these proteins:
- a CDS encoding Ppx/GppA phosphatase family protein, producing the protein MRIAAIDVGSNSIHLVVVETDAVGNQRVLAREKHMVRLARGLLKTGEICGEAFQAGLESLALMAEVVRGLQCDTVLACGTAALREATNATLFVREAAKLGVNIRVISGEEEASLIFLAVSRAIPFPDTPAVLMDIGGGSTELTWIEAGRAVATISMPWGLQRLADALPTANPPTPEDLQRVRKFLRKILRKAAKSLPGDLPQPEVILATSGTLLDLASGAGGQGTFDTEQLLKFKRKLWKTSSQDRVAQLGVDPKRAEVLHVGASWVAALMAWTGAGLVRTLPVGLREGMVWQALARGGMALPVLGDRRRASVEALAAKLDPDPGHSRHVAYLADQLFTDLMPEFELGDPEREMLGYAARLHDIGLSLSEKGHHKHGAYLITNAKLAGFWPTETEAISQIVRYHRGKPPTLAHETYAQLKPWTQHVVEKLAAIIRVADALDRTRRQSVRQVRLVADGDDLTLRVTATGDLKPELESLKDKGKLLFRLLDREVGVVVEEP; encoded by the coding sequence ATGAGAATCGCCGCCATCGATGTGGGATCCAACTCCATCCACCTGGTCGTGGTGGAGACCGACGCCGTGGGCAACCAGCGGGTGCTGGCCCGGGAGAAGCACATGGTGCGCCTGGCCCGGGGCCTCCTGAAGACCGGGGAGATCTGCGGGGAGGCCTTCCAGGCGGGGCTGGAGTCCCTGGCCCTCATGGCCGAGGTGGTCCGCGGGCTGCAGTGCGACACGGTGCTGGCCTGCGGCACGGCCGCGCTGCGCGAGGCCACCAACGCGACCCTCTTCGTGCGGGAGGCCGCGAAGCTGGGCGTGAACATCCGGGTCATTTCCGGGGAGGAGGAGGCCAGCCTCATCTTCCTGGCCGTGAGCCGCGCCATCCCCTTTCCCGACACCCCCGCCGTCCTCATGGACATCGGCGGCGGGTCCACGGAGCTCACCTGGATCGAGGCGGGCCGGGCCGTGGCGACCATCTCCATGCCCTGGGGCCTCCAGCGCCTCGCCGACGCCCTGCCCACGGCCAATCCCCCCACCCCCGAGGACCTCCAGCGGGTGCGCAAGTTCCTGCGGAAGATCCTGAGGAAGGCGGCCAAGAGCCTGCCCGGGGACCTGCCCCAGCCGGAGGTGATCCTCGCCACCTCCGGCACCCTCCTGGACCTGGCCAGCGGCGCCGGGGGCCAGGGCACCTTCGACACCGAACAGCTCCTGAAGTTCAAGCGCAAGCTGTGGAAGACCTCGTCCCAGGACCGCGTGGCGCAGCTGGGGGTCGATCCCAAGCGCGCCGAAGTCCTCCACGTGGGGGCCAGCTGGGTGGCGGCCCTCATGGCCTGGACCGGGGCCGGCCTGGTGCGCACCCTTCCCGTGGGCCTGCGGGAGGGCATGGTCTGGCAGGCCCTGGCCCGGGGCGGCATGGCCCTGCCGGTGCTGGGGGACCGCCGCCGGGCCTCCGTGGAGGCCCTGGCCGCCAAGCTGGACCCGGACCCGGGGCACAGCCGCCACGTGGCCTACCTGGCCGACCAGCTCTTTACCGACCTCATGCCGGAATTCGAACTGGGCGACCCCGAACGGGAGATGCTGGGCTACGCGGCGCGCCTGCACGACATCGGCCTCTCCCTCTCCGAGAAGGGCCACCACAAGCACGGCGCCTACCTGATCACCAACGCCAAGCTCGCCGGCTTCTGGCCCACCGAAACCGAGGCCATCAGCCAGATCGTCCGCTACCACCGGGGCAAGCCCCCCACGCTGGCCCACGAGACCTACGCCCAGCTCAAGCCCTGGACCCAGCACGTGGTGGAGAAGCTGGCCGCCATCATCCGCGTCGCCGACGCCCTGGACCGCACCCGCCGCCAATCCGTGCGCCAGGTGCGCCTGGTGGCCGACGGGGACGACCTCACCCTTCGCGTGACCGCCACCGGCGACCTGAAGCCGGAACTGGAGAGCCTAAAGGACAAGGGCAAGCTCCTGTTCCGGTTGCTGGACCGAGAGGTGGGGGTGGTGGTGGAGGAACCCTAG
- the lepB gene encoding signal peptidase I, whose translation MSEEKQEHVLPAGVAKGAVRDNLEVVLFAVLLIVFFKTFVGQQFTIPSASMRNTLMIGDHLLVNKFIFARPQWAWEEKLFPMRSPSRGDIIVFRYPLERNNDYVKRLVALPGDTVEMRNKRFYLNGKLVTAAWEHHILDPKEGPVPGPWPLTRDPGIYNDMAPTKLWNYADPEVLAMDQQGQEGLDGGYRDTFGPVKVPPGFLFAMGDNRDSSADSRYWGFVPMDHLRGRPFIIWWSFREGGTDDTPANVPKGPTDVLMNFVDGARHFLSWTRWERTGTIPR comes from the coding sequence ATGAGCGAGGAGAAACAGGAACACGTCCTGCCTGCGGGCGTGGCCAAGGGGGCGGTGCGGGACAACCTGGAGGTGGTCCTCTTCGCCGTGCTCCTCATCGTCTTCTTCAAGACCTTCGTGGGCCAGCAGTTCACCATCCCGTCCGCTTCCATGCGCAACACGCTGATGATCGGGGACCACCTCCTGGTGAACAAGTTCATCTTCGCGCGGCCCCAGTGGGCCTGGGAGGAGAAGCTCTTCCCCATGCGCAGCCCCTCCCGGGGCGACATCATCGTCTTCCGGTACCCCCTCGAGCGGAACAACGACTACGTCAAGCGCCTCGTGGCCCTGCCCGGCGACACCGTGGAGATGCGGAACAAGCGGTTCTACCTGAACGGCAAGCTCGTCACCGCGGCCTGGGAGCACCACATCCTGGACCCCAAGGAGGGCCCCGTGCCCGGGCCCTGGCCCCTGACCCGCGACCCGGGCATCTACAACGACATGGCCCCCACCAAGCTGTGGAACTACGCCGATCCCGAGGTGCTGGCCATGGACCAGCAGGGCCAGGAGGGCCTGGACGGCGGGTACCGTGACACCTTCGGTCCCGTGAAGGTGCCCCCAGGCTTCCTCTTCGCCATGGGCGACAACCGGGACAGCAGCGCCGACAGCCGCTACTGGGGCTTCGTGCCCATGGACCACCTGCGGGGCCGGCCCTTCATCATCTGGTGGAGCTTCCGGGAGGGCGGCACGGACGACACCCCCGCCAATGTCCCCAAGGGCCCCACGGACGTCCTCATGAACTTCGTGGACGGGGCCAGGCACTTCCTGTCCTGGACCCGCTGGGAGCGGACGGGGACCATTCCCCGCTAA